One Sodalis praecaptivus DNA segment encodes these proteins:
- a CDS encoding tRNA(Met) cytidine acetyltransferase TmcA, translating to MWAKPEVTASRPSWLASVHHETAAMRRAGVRRLLVISGEPGWCSWQAATLCDALAGDWLWVGEQSERGVGCRPAALKTLLGREFLHAVFDARQALSVDALAALAGTLVAGSWLVLLVPPWSRWPRVPDGDSLRWSEQPQPIATPCFTRYFRASLLADPAVALLRQNRAPQLTPLPSRPPWQAPVPGRPTADQRRLLRRLTQAEPGIYIMIAPRGRGKSALAGMFAHKLADACCITAPAKAAVDVLRRYAGPDAPFFAPDALLARCREGARARWLLVDEAAALPLPLLRQLMGYFSHVLLTTTVAGYEGTGRGFLLKFCDGLPRWHPLVLDAPLRWSINDPLERWLTQTLLLEDADAQIIAAEPAPPDADRVAARVAPQDSAMGSTPPAVAVASAPSSAPGFTSAVRTGSRAVSGENPSARGIMDDRCAARWRIDRVGALTWRRQPAARQAFYRLLTRAHYRTSPIDLRRLMDAPGMSFFTAHQHGDMMGGLWLVEEGGLTPRLAHAVWAGYRRPPGSLVAQSLAAHGNLWRAPRLRSRRISRIAVAPAARRHGMGLAMIDQAARQAARDERDFLSVSFGYTAALWHFWRRAGFQLVRMGTHREASSGLYSAMALLPLSDAGRELTRRAAEGFERDGRLAAGEQQPLALEDWRCLAGFAFAQRPPEACRSALIRLIRHSTLPLPALRLWLTQPLPDEALAAHLALSGKKALWRRWRQETAAAMTAVDARLTRRWRCFSQQPTR from the coding sequence TTGTGGGCAAAACCTGAGGTGACGGCGTCGCGGCCGTCCTGGCTGGCCAGCGTGCATCATGAAACGGCGGCGATGCGGCGTGCCGGCGTGCGGCGCTTGTTGGTCATAAGCGGCGAGCCCGGCTGGTGCTCTTGGCAGGCGGCGACGCTCTGCGATGCCCTGGCAGGGGATTGGCTGTGGGTGGGTGAGCAAAGCGAACGCGGTGTCGGCTGCCGCCCGGCGGCGCTGAAGACCCTACTCGGTCGCGAGTTCTTGCATGCGGTATTCGACGCCCGCCAGGCGCTGTCGGTGGATGCGCTGGCGGCGCTGGCCGGTACGTTGGTGGCCGGCAGCTGGCTGGTGCTGCTGGTGCCGCCCTGGTCGCGCTGGCCTCGTGTGCCCGACGGCGATTCGCTGCGCTGGAGTGAACAGCCGCAGCCGATCGCCACCCCGTGTTTTACCCGCTATTTTCGCGCTTCGCTGTTGGCGGACCCGGCGGTGGCGCTGCTGCGCCAGAACCGCGCGCCGCAGCTCACGCCCCTCCCGTCCCGCCCGCCTTGGCAGGCGCCCGTCCCCGGCCGGCCCACCGCCGATCAGCGCCGGCTATTACGCCGGTTGACCCAGGCCGAGCCCGGCATCTATATCATGATTGCGCCGCGCGGACGCGGTAAATCGGCGCTGGCCGGGATGTTCGCCCATAAACTGGCCGATGCCTGCTGTATCACCGCTCCCGCCAAAGCCGCCGTGGACGTTCTGCGGCGTTACGCGGGGCCCGACGCCCCTTTTTTTGCCCCCGATGCGCTGCTGGCCCGCTGTCGAGAGGGAGCAAGGGCGCGCTGGCTACTGGTTGACGAGGCCGCCGCGCTGCCGTTACCGCTGCTGCGTCAGCTGATGGGGTATTTTTCCCACGTGCTGTTGACCACGACCGTCGCGGGGTATGAAGGCACCGGGCGCGGTTTTTTGTTGAAGTTTTGCGATGGGTTGCCGCGCTGGCATCCGCTGGTCCTCGATGCGCCGTTGCGCTGGTCGATAAACGATCCGCTGGAGCGCTGGCTGACGCAGACATTGTTGCTGGAGGATGCTGATGCGCAGATCATTGCCGCCGAACCTGCGCCGCCGGACGCGGATCGCGTCGCCGCCCGCGTGGCGCCTCAGGATAGCGCCATGGGGTCAACACCGCCTGCCGTCGCTGTGGCATCGGCACCCTCGTCTGCCCCCGGCTTTACATCGGCGGTCCGCACGGGATCCCGGGCGGTGTCAGGGGAGAATCCGTCTGCGCGTGGCATCATGGACGACCGGTGCGCGGCGCGATGGCGCATCGACAGAGTAGGGGCGCTGACGTGGCGGCGCCAGCCTGCGGCGCGGCAGGCGTTTTACCGGTTGCTTACCCGCGCCCATTACCGCACTTCCCCCATCGACCTGCGCCGTTTAATGGACGCGCCCGGCATGTCGTTTTTTACCGCCCATCAGCACGGTGACATGATGGGGGGGTTATGGCTGGTGGAGGAAGGGGGATTAACGCCGCGCCTGGCGCATGCTGTCTGGGCAGGCTATCGCCGGCCGCCCGGGAGTCTGGTAGCGCAGTCGCTGGCGGCGCACGGGAATCTGTGGCGGGCGCCGCGGCTGCGCTCCCGTCGCATCAGCCGTATCGCCGTGGCGCCGGCGGCGCGCCGTCACGGCATGGGGCTGGCAATGATTGACCAGGCGGCGCGGCAGGCCGCCAGGGACGAGCGCGATTTTCTCTCGGTTAGTTTTGGCTATACCGCCGCGCTATGGCATTTTTGGCGGCGGGCGGGCTTTCAACTGGTGCGCATGGGGACGCACCGGGAAGCCAGCAGCGGTCTGTATAGCGCCATGGCGCTGCTGCCCCTGAGCGACGCGGGGCGCGAGTTGACGCGGCGCGCGGCGGAAGGCTTCGAGCGCGATGGCCGCCTGGCGGCCGGCGAGCAACAGCCGCTCGCTCTGGAGGACTGGCGCTGTCTGGCGGGTTTTGCCTTCGCTCAGCGGCCGCCGGAAGCCTGCCGCAGCGCGCTTATTCGCCTCATCCGCCACAGCACGCTGCCGCTGCCGGCGCTGCGCCTGTGGCTAACGCAACCGCTGCCGGACGAGGCGCTGGCGGCGCATTTGGCGCTCAGCGGGAAAAAAGCGCTGTGGCGACGCTGGCGGCAGGAAACGGCGGCGGCAATGACGGCGGTAGACGCGCGCTTAACGCGCCGCTGGCGATGTTTTAGCCAGCAGCCGACGCGCTAA
- a CDS encoding YpfN family protein has protein sequence MGWLADYWWVVLLVLAGMLIGGVKALRRVDATSYLKNRPELPPHRDNNAQWDEEDDWPKKK, from the coding sequence ATGGGATGGTTAGCGGATTATTGGTGGGTAGTGTTATTAGTTCTGGCAGGCATGTTGATAGGCGGCGTGAAAGCGCTGCGCCGGGTGGATGCGACCAGCTACCTGAAAAATCGTCCCGAGTTGCCCCCGCACCGGGACAACAACGCGCAATGGGACGAGGAAGATGACTGGCCGAAGAAAAAATAA
- a CDS encoding M15 family metallopeptidase yields MMDTLAVTGRTDRHLIPLETGHRLQPLAATAFARLQQAATQAGFSLRPASSFRDFDRQLRIWNGKFHGQRPLLDHFSRPLEALSLATGPRCEAILRWSALPGASRHHWGTDLDIFDPDLLPPGAQLQLTPEEYLPGGCFASLTRWLDRHLGEYGFYRPYARARGGVAVEPWHISYRPLADRAALLLTPAVLLEAWQGQDVAGSGWLAPRLDDIFQRYIDNIDKE; encoded by the coding sequence ATGATGGATACCCTGGCGGTGACCGGCCGCACCGACCGGCATTTGATCCCGCTGGAAACGGGTCATCGGCTACAGCCGCTTGCTGCGACGGCTTTCGCGCGGTTGCAGCAAGCGGCGACACAAGCGGGGTTCTCCCTGCGCCCGGCCAGCAGTTTTCGTGACTTTGACCGCCAATTGCGCATCTGGAATGGCAAATTTCACGGTCAGCGGCCATTATTGGATCACTTTAGCCGGCCGCTGGAGGCGCTGAGTCTGGCAACAGGGCCACGCTGCGAGGCCATCCTGCGCTGGTCGGCGTTGCCGGGCGCCAGCCGCCACCACTGGGGTACCGATCTGGATATCTTTGATCCCGATTTACTGCCTCCCGGCGCGCAATTGCAGCTTACGCCCGAGGAGTATTTGCCCGGCGGCTGTTTCGCCTCGCTCACCCGCTGGCTTGACCGGCATCTGGGCGAATACGGCTTCTACCGCCCCTATGCGCGCGCTCGCGGCGGCGTGGCGGTGGAGCCCTGGCACATCAGCTACCGGCCGCTGGCGGACCGCGCCGCGCTGCTGCTGACGCCCGCCGTGCTGCTGGAGGCCTGGCAAGGCCAGGACGTGGCGGGCAGTGGGTGGCTGGCGCCGCGGCTGGACGATATCTTCCAGCGCTACATTGATAATATCGATAAGGAGTAA
- the dapE gene encoding succinyl-diaminopimelate desuccinylase: MSCPVLELAQQLIKRPSLSPDDAGCQAIIAARLRALGFTIEPMPFGDTLNIWAWRGEGPTLAFAGHTDVVPTGETQHWDNPPFEPTLRDGLLYGRGAADMKGSLAAMVVAAERFVAQHPHHQGRLAFLITSDEEADARDGTVKVVEALMARQERLDYCLVGEPSSSRQVGDIIKNGRRGSLTANMVVEGVQGHVAYPHLAENPVHRAMGALKELVATRWDEGNEFFPPTTMQIANIHAGTGSNNVIPGELQVQFNFRFSTELSDATLRQRVEALMQQHGLRYRIDWSLSGQPFLTARGELVDAAVRAVEHYQELTPRLETTGGTSDGRFIARMGAQVVELGPVNATIHKVNECVSAADLQLLSRMYQRIMEQLVL, translated from the coding sequence ATGTCTTGTCCCGTATTGGAACTCGCGCAGCAATTAATCAAACGCCCCTCCTTAAGCCCTGATGACGCCGGCTGCCAGGCGATCATAGCGGCGCGCCTGCGGGCGCTGGGTTTCACCATCGAACCGATGCCGTTCGGCGACACCCTTAACATCTGGGCCTGGCGCGGCGAGGGCCCCACCCTGGCCTTCGCCGGCCATACCGATGTGGTGCCGACCGGCGAGACACAACATTGGGATAACCCGCCGTTCGAGCCGACGTTACGTGATGGCCTGCTCTACGGCCGCGGCGCGGCGGATATGAAAGGGTCGCTGGCCGCCATGGTGGTGGCCGCCGAACGGTTTGTCGCTCAACATCCGCATCATCAGGGCCGGCTGGCGTTTCTGATCACCTCCGATGAGGAAGCCGACGCGCGCGACGGCACGGTCAAAGTGGTGGAAGCGTTGATGGCCCGTCAGGAACGGCTGGACTATTGCCTGGTGGGTGAGCCATCCAGCAGCCGTCAGGTCGGTGATATCATCAAAAACGGCCGGCGCGGCTCGCTCACCGCCAATATGGTGGTGGAGGGCGTACAGGGTCATGTCGCCTATCCGCATCTGGCGGAGAACCCCGTGCATCGCGCGATGGGCGCGCTGAAGGAACTGGTGGCAACCCGGTGGGACGAGGGCAATGAATTTTTCCCGCCCACGACGATGCAAATCGCCAATATTCATGCCGGAACCGGCAGCAACAATGTCATTCCCGGCGAGCTACAGGTGCAATTCAACTTTCGTTTCAGTACCGAGCTCTCTGACGCCACCCTTCGTCAGCGGGTAGAAGCATTGATGCAGCAACATGGGCTGCGCTATCGCATTGACTGGTCGCTATCCGGCCAGCCGTTCCTGACCGCGCGCGGCGAGCTGGTGGACGCAGCGGTGCGCGCGGTGGAGCACTATCAGGAGTTAACGCCGCGCCTGGAAACCACCGGCGGCACCTCCGATGGCCGGTTCATCGCCCGCATGGGCGCGCAGGTGGTGGAGCTCGGCCCGGTCAACGCCACCATCCATAAAGTCAACGAGTGCGTAAGCGCCGCCGATTTACAGCTGCTGAGCCGGATGTACCAGCGCATCATGGAACAATTGGTTCTATGA
- a CDS encoding ArsC family reductase gives MSNDLQHPIATLYGIKNCDTVKKARRWLDERQVPYRFHDYRADGLDAILLQRFIDRLGWQPLLNTRGTTWRKLSDQQRVEAGNARGAAALMLSQPAIIKRPLLQMADGRLLLGFSSQDYQQITASEV, from the coding sequence ATGTCCAACGATTTACAGCACCCCATCGCCACGCTGTATGGCATCAAAAACTGCGATACGGTAAAAAAAGCCCGCCGCTGGCTCGACGAACGGCAGGTGCCCTACCGCTTTCACGATTACCGCGCCGATGGCCTTGACGCCATCCTTTTGCAGCGCTTCATCGACCGCCTGGGTTGGCAACCGCTGCTTAACACCCGCGGCACCACCTGGCGCAAACTCAGCGACCAACAGCGTGTCGAGGCCGGCAACGCGCGCGGCGCGGCGGCGCTAATGCTCAGCCAACCGGCCATCATCAAGCGTCCCCTGTTGCAAATGGCGGATGGCCGTCTGCTGCTGGGGTTCTCTTCGCAAGATTATCAGCAGATTACCGCCAGCGAGGTCTGA
- the ypfM gene encoding protein YpfM, with product MLDKELGNWKDFIEAMLRNQQQPVPVSA from the coding sequence ATGTTAGATAAAGAATTAGGCAATTGGAAAGATTTTATAGAAGCGATGCTCCGCAACCAGCAGCAGCCTGTGCCGGTAAGCGCTTAA
- the acrD gene encoding multidrug efflux RND transporter permease AcrD, with translation MANFFVDRPIFAWVLAIIVCLTGVMAIISLPIEQYPRLAPPTIRISSNYPGASAQTLENTVTQIIEQNMTGLDNLLYMASQSTNTGRATTTLTFLAGTDPNEAMQQVQNQLQAAQRRLPQAVQSQGVTVSKTGDTNLMMVAFVSTDGSMDKQDIADYVVSHVQDPVSRVSGVGSIDAYGSQYAMRIWLNPDQMNNYGLTTDDVVSAIEAQNSQVAVGQLGGTPAVDNQALNATINAQAQLETPDQFRAITLRVNQDGSYITLGDVATVELGSENYDYLTRYNGMAASGMGIKLASGANELETNLAVKKKIAELEPFFPHGLEAKIAYETAPFVSASIRDVVKTLCEAIVLVFLVMYLFLQNFRATLIPTIAVPVVLLGTFAVLYLFNFSINTLTMFAMVLAIGLLVDDAIVVVENVERVMSEEGLSPREATRKSMGQIQGALVGIAMVLSAVFVPMAFFGGTTGAIYRQFSVTIVAAMVLSVLVAMILTPALCATLLKPQPAGQHHGRRGFFGWFNRCFNQSALRYKRGVAGVIQRATRWLLLYALLIGVMAWMFIHLPTSFLPDEDRGVFMAQVQLPVGSTQQQTLKVVEKVENYFMTQEKDNVLSVFSTVGAGPGGNGQNVARLFIRLKNWEDRASADRSSFAIIERATKAFNKIPEAKVLANNPAAISGLGNAAGFDLMLEDHSGIGHDALMAARDQLLTAATNSPLLTRVRHNGLDDSPQLQIDIDQRKAQALGVSVDDINDTLQTAWGSSYVNDFLDRGRVKRVYVQAAAKYRMLPQDIYRWYVRNSSGSMVPFSAFASSRWEYGAPRLERYNGYASLEIVGEAAPGVSSGAAMDEMEKLVRQLPGVLGLEWTAMSYQERLSGAQAPALYAISLLVVFLCLAALYESWSIPFSVMLVVPLGVLGALVATWFRGLDNDVYFQVGLLTVIGLSAKNAILIVEFANELHTRGMALMEATLEAARMRLRPIVMTSLAFVFGVLPMASSQGAGSASQHAVGTGVIGGMLSATFLAIFFIPLFYVLIRRRFPLTPGTPPAVSTTAVDSTDTEPHP, from the coding sequence ATGGCTAATTTTTTTGTTGATCGCCCTATTTTTGCCTGGGTGCTGGCAATTATTGTCTGCCTGACTGGCGTGATGGCCATCATATCGCTGCCGATTGAGCAATATCCCCGGCTGGCGCCGCCGACGATCCGTATTTCGTCCAATTATCCCGGCGCTTCTGCGCAAACGCTGGAAAATACCGTTACCCAGATTATCGAACAGAATATGACCGGCCTCGATAATCTGTTGTATATGGCCTCGCAAAGTACCAATACCGGCCGCGCCACCACCACGCTGACCTTTTTGGCGGGCACCGATCCCAATGAAGCCATGCAGCAGGTACAAAATCAATTGCAGGCCGCGCAGCGCCGCTTGCCGCAGGCGGTACAAAGCCAGGGCGTAACCGTAAGCAAAACCGGCGACACCAATTTGATGATGGTGGCTTTCGTCTCGACCGATGGATCCATGGATAAGCAGGACATCGCCGACTATGTGGTTAGCCACGTACAGGATCCGGTAAGCCGGGTCAGCGGCGTCGGCAGTATCGATGCCTACGGCTCGCAGTATGCGATGCGTATCTGGCTCAACCCCGATCAAATGAATAACTACGGTTTGACTACCGATGATGTGGTGTCGGCCATCGAGGCGCAGAACAGCCAGGTAGCGGTCGGCCAGCTCGGCGGCACCCCCGCGGTGGACAATCAGGCCCTTAACGCCACTATCAATGCCCAAGCGCAGCTTGAAACGCCGGATCAATTCCGCGCCATTACGCTGCGCGTTAATCAGGACGGTTCGTATATCACCCTGGGCGATGTCGCGACCGTGGAACTGGGATCGGAAAACTATGACTATTTGACGCGCTACAACGGCATGGCCGCGTCGGGTATGGGCATCAAATTGGCCTCCGGCGCCAATGAATTGGAAACCAATCTGGCGGTGAAAAAGAAAATCGCGGAGCTGGAGCCGTTCTTTCCCCACGGTCTGGAGGCGAAAATCGCCTACGAAACCGCCCCGTTCGTTAGCGCCTCGATCCGCGATGTGGTGAAAACGCTGTGTGAAGCCATTGTGTTGGTGTTTTTGGTGATGTACCTGTTTTTGCAAAACTTTCGCGCCACGCTTATCCCCACTATCGCCGTCCCGGTGGTACTGTTGGGCACCTTTGCGGTGCTCTATTTGTTTAATTTCAGTATTAATACCCTCACCATGTTCGCCATGGTGCTGGCTATCGGCCTTTTGGTGGACGATGCCATCGTCGTGGTGGAGAACGTCGAACGGGTGATGAGCGAGGAGGGGCTGTCGCCGCGCGAGGCGACACGCAAATCCATGGGCCAGATCCAGGGCGCGCTGGTGGGCATCGCAATGGTGCTTTCGGCGGTGTTTGTGCCGATGGCGTTTTTCGGCGGCACCACCGGCGCCATTTATCGCCAGTTTTCCGTGACTATCGTGGCGGCGATGGTGCTGTCGGTATTGGTGGCGATGATCCTGACGCCCGCCTTGTGCGCCACGCTGCTTAAACCCCAGCCCGCCGGTCAGCATCACGGCCGACGCGGCTTTTTCGGCTGGTTCAACCGCTGTTTCAACCAAAGCGCCCTGCGCTATAAGCGCGGCGTGGCCGGCGTGATACAGCGCGCTACCCGCTGGTTGCTGCTTTATGCGCTGCTGATTGGCGTCATGGCATGGATGTTTATCCATTTGCCCACCTCGTTTTTGCCCGACGAAGATCGCGGCGTCTTTATGGCGCAAGTGCAATTGCCGGTCGGCTCCACCCAACAACAGACATTGAAAGTGGTTGAGAAGGTCGAGAACTATTTCATGACCCAGGAAAAGGATAATGTGCTGTCGGTATTTTCCACGGTGGGCGCCGGTCCCGGCGGCAACGGCCAGAACGTGGCGCGCCTGTTCATCCGGCTGAAAAACTGGGAGGACCGCGCGAGCGCCGACCGCTCATCCTTTGCCATTATCGAACGCGCGACTAAAGCCTTTAACAAGATCCCCGAGGCGAAGGTGCTGGCCAATAACCCGGCGGCCATCTCGGGGTTGGGCAATGCCGCCGGCTTTGATTTGATGCTGGAGGATCATAGCGGCATCGGCCATGACGCACTGATGGCGGCCCGGGACCAACTGTTAACGGCCGCAACGAATTCCCCGTTACTTACCCGTGTCCGGCATAACGGCCTGGATGATAGCCCGCAGTTGCAGATCGATATTGATCAGCGCAAGGCGCAGGCGCTCGGGGTGTCGGTGGATGATATCAACGATACGCTGCAAACCGCCTGGGGCTCCAGTTACGTTAATGACTTCCTCGATCGCGGGCGGGTCAAACGCGTCTATGTTCAGGCGGCGGCAAAATATCGCATGCTGCCGCAGGATATCTATCGCTGGTATGTCCGCAACAGCAGCGGCAGTATGGTTCCCTTCTCGGCCTTTGCCAGTTCGCGCTGGGAATACGGTGCGCCACGTTTGGAACGCTACAACGGTTATGCGTCGCTTGAGATCGTCGGCGAGGCGGCCCCGGGCGTCAGCAGCGGCGCCGCAATGGACGAGATGGAGAAACTGGTGCGCCAATTGCCTGGCGTACTGGGGTTGGAATGGACCGCCATGTCTTATCAAGAGCGGTTATCGGGCGCCCAAGCGCCGGCGCTGTATGCCATCTCGCTGCTGGTGGTGTTCCTATGTCTGGCGGCGCTGTACGAAAGCTGGTCGATCCCGTTCTCGGTCATGCTGGTGGTTCCATTGGGCGTGCTGGGCGCGCTGGTGGCGACCTGGTTCCGCGGCCTGGACAATGACGTTTATTTCCAAGTGGGGCTATTAACGGTCATCGGCCTCTCGGCCAAGAACGCTATTCTGATTGTTGAGTTCGCCAATGAGCTGCACACGCGCGGCATGGCGCTGATGGAGGCGACCCTTGAGGCGGCGCGCATGCGTTTACGGCCAATAGTGATGACGTCGCTGGCGTTCGTTTTCGGCGTATTGCCGATGGCCAGCAGTCAGGGCGCCGGCTCCGCCAGCCAGCATGCGGTGGGTACCGGCGTCATCGGCGGTATGCTAAGCGCCACTTTCCTGGCGATCTTTTTTATCCCGCTGTTTTACGTGTTAATCAGGCGGCGTTTCCCGTTGACGCCCGGCACTCCGCCGGCCGTGTCGACGACCGCCGTTGATAGCACGGATACCGAGCCACACCCGTAA
- the nudK gene encoding GDP-mannose pyrophosphatase NudK — MSFKIKIIENTLLSQHWFVLRKIVYDLMKKDGGSQRQMREVYDRGNGATILLYHRGKNSVVLIRQFRMPTYINGNADGMLIETCAGLLDDDSPEECIRREAMEETGFAVGEVEKLFSAYMSPGGVTELVHFFAAEYDDTSRRNAGGGVEDEVIEVIEMPFPQALAMVRDGRICDGKTIMLLQQAQLRGWLTAAE, encoded by the coding sequence ATGTCTTTTAAGATTAAAATCATTGAAAATACGTTGTTATCTCAGCATTGGTTTGTGCTGCGCAAAATTGTCTACGATCTGATGAAAAAAGACGGCGGCAGCCAGCGTCAGATGCGAGAAGTGTACGACCGCGGCAACGGTGCGACAATATTGCTGTATCACCGCGGCAAAAACAGCGTGGTGTTAATCCGCCAGTTCCGCATGCCGACCTATATCAATGGCAATGCCGACGGTATGTTGATTGAAACCTGTGCCGGCCTGCTGGACGATGACTCTCCCGAGGAGTGTATCAGACGCGAAGCGATGGAGGAGACCGGCTTTGCGGTGGGCGAAGTGGAAAAACTGTTTTCGGCCTATATGTCCCCAGGCGGCGTGACCGAGCTGGTACATTTCTTTGCCGCCGAATATGACGATACGTCGCGCCGCAACGCCGGCGGCGGGGTTGAGGATGAGGTTATCGAGGTTATCGAGATGCCTTTCCCGCAAGCGTTGGCGATGGTGCGCGATGGACGCATCTGCGATGGCAAAACGATTATGTTATTGCAGCAGGCCCAGCTTCGCGGCTGGTTGACGGCGGCCGAGTAA
- a CDS encoding ankyrin repeat domain-containing protein — MSNELPSYRRHIGMHHLRPPLPSHYRRQTPHRPNTRCGDALPSRPIPMVFVGLLLLNQLSAVIAVPEPRSMPQTRDARGVGALRGTRIAPSSQPLPGNLAPGSLFTRAPKGSHRSALARQPACASSRLPHPDSTPRPAHVEDQLKRPIRRTKRLPTMHRLEETRLFSPVTPPPVGASRCRAEYTGARHTPPAPLPLTLSEAAEQGDIPCVNAWLRNNPAIDAPDAHHLTALQHAVRNGRAEAVDALLNHNASLTVVTPNRETLLHLGVLSGNHAVVQAIAARGSVDSNLQDERGWTPLMYAVHQVDIRLCQVLLNVTGIDVNSVNPQHRTALWLATDSGRAATMAALICREDIDVNCADMYGASPLMCATRNGKVDRQALLLSDARTDVNRQDQNGMTALMIAISKKNPALHRNILAHPATDAALRDAQGNTALHLAMQQRRLSYVVDLLAQHGAAVNAVNLAGDSPLHIAASNGKTAMVRRLLRAADIDVDRINHAGLTPAMCALSQGHDQIVRLIFEHRDRRYREMH; from the coding sequence ATGTCGAATGAATTACCTTCCTATCGTCGCCATATTGGGATGCATCATCTGCGCCCACCGCTCCCGTCCCATTACCGCCGCCAAACGCCTCATCGTCCTAATACCCGGTGTGGGGATGCATTGCCGTCGCGCCCGATACCGATGGTATTCGTGGGACTGTTGCTACTGAACCAACTTAGCGCCGTAATCGCCGTCCCCGAACCCCGTTCAATGCCGCAAACGCGTGACGCGCGGGGCGTGGGCGCGCTTCGCGGTACGCGTATCGCGCCGTCGTCGCAGCCCCTGCCCGGCAATTTAGCCCCCGGATCACTCTTCACCAGAGCGCCAAAGGGGTCGCATCGCTCAGCGTTAGCCCGGCAGCCGGCCTGCGCCAGCTCGAGATTGCCTCACCCTGATTCCACTCCCCGGCCGGCCCATGTTGAGGACCAGCTCAAGCGTCCCATCCGGCGTACGAAACGACTGCCGACAATGCACCGCCTTGAGGAAACGCGGCTGTTTTCACCAGTCACCCCGCCACCCGTCGGGGCCTCGCGCTGTCGTGCCGAGTATACCGGCGCACGGCATACCCCACCTGCCCCCCTTCCCCTTACCCTGTCGGAAGCCGCCGAGCAGGGAGACATCCCCTGCGTTAACGCCTGGCTGCGCAATAACCCGGCGATCGACGCGCCGGATGCTCATCACCTCACCGCGCTGCAACATGCCGTGCGCAACGGGCGCGCGGAAGCGGTCGACGCCTTGCTCAACCATAACGCCAGTCTCACGGTGGTCACACCGAACCGGGAAACGCTGCTGCATCTGGGCGTCCTGTCGGGCAATCACGCTGTCGTGCAAGCGATCGCCGCCCGCGGCAGCGTGGATAGTAATCTTCAGGATGAACGGGGCTGGACGCCGTTAATGTATGCGGTACATCAGGTTGACATTAGGCTGTGCCAGGTCCTGCTCAACGTGACGGGCATCGATGTGAATAGCGTCAACCCGCAACATCGCACCGCGCTGTGGTTGGCCACGGATTCCGGCCGCGCCGCCACGATGGCCGCCTTGATTTGCCGAGAAGATATTGACGTCAATTGCGCTGATATGTACGGCGCCTCGCCGCTGATGTGCGCTACCCGAAACGGTAAGGTGGACAGGCAAGCATTGCTGCTTAGCGACGCCCGCACCGACGTTAACCGCCAAGATCAGAACGGGATGACGGCGTTAATGATAGCAATAAGCAAGAAAAATCCGGCGCTGCATCGTAATATCCTGGCTCATCCGGCGACGGACGCCGCGTTACGCGACGCTCAGGGCAACACCGCGCTGCATCTGGCGATGCAGCAGCGACGATTATCCTACGTGGTGGATCTGCTGGCACAACACGGCGCGGCGGTTAACGCGGTGAACCTGGCGGGAGACAGCCCCCTGCACATCGCGGCCAGCAACGGTAAGACGGCGATGGTCCGGCGATTATTGCGGGCGGCGGACATTGACGTCGATAGAATCAACCATGCCGGCTTAACCCCTGCGATGTGCGCCTTATCGCAGGGGCATGATCAGATTGTCCGTTTGATTTTTGAGCATCGCGATCGGCGCTATCGTGAAATGCACTAG